GTCTGATCATGTTCTGAGCGGAGCCTTACATCCTTTGTCAAGCGATCTGGCTTGCTGCACTGCGTGGTAGGGGATGGTTGAAGACAGGCTTGAACTGTTTTCCTGATCGGTGCAAGCCTTAAATTCAAACAATGAAGGAACCCACTCTCATTGTCAGAACGCTCATTAGCGAGCTTCGCGAAGAGATGTCTGAAGCAGCAAGGGAACTGCTGAACAGAGCCACCTGGGATTTGCAGTGCCCTGTAATTGTCATAGATGCCAGAGAGCATCCCAAACGAGTTCTGAAGACATCAGTGCGAGGTCTCACAGGCACGATCACCACAAGCAACGTGATCGACAATCCACTGCTGCGCTCGTTTCTGGCGCGTTTCAAGCAGGTTGGCGCCGAGGAAGCCCTTGATGAATTCATGCATGGACCGGAAGCAGAACACTTCTCAAAGCTCTGGGATCGCTATACCGATGAACGCCATCAACACGGAATCGCTGTTTGGTCGTATTCCGAAGCTGCCAAATTCGCCCTTAAATCGAAGCAGTGTTTTGAACAAGGGGAGATTGCCTGCGTCGCCATCACGGAGGGGAACGAAACGGAAGATCACGGCGTTCTCACTTTCTCGGTGGATTCCAGCTGGCTCTCCTGATTGCAGCGATCCACAAAGCTGAATGCTCTTTCGAGAGAATGGAATAAGTTTCTACGACTCGGACCAAAGCGAAAACGCGCATGTCATCAAATCGAGCCCGTCTGGACGTCTTGGTGTCTGAATGCCGAGAGATATTCGTGGAAGCAGCAATCAAGCTGAACGCGGTAAGCGCTTGGGATTTCTCCTGTCCTTGCGTTGTTCTCGATGGTCGTACGGATGACATCAAAGCCGTGGTGATCGGCGTCGGAAGCATTGGCAACCTGGTTCCAACATCAGCCGCAATCGACAGCCCTGAGGTCAAGGAATGGCTTCGCATTGCAACGGAGAAAAGCCCCGAAGTGGCATTCACAGAGATGCTCAATGGCGATGAGGACCGCGCCAAACGATTCAATGAGGCTTACGAACGGCTGATTGAGGAGCGTCAAACCGGAATCAAAGGCCTTTGGTCTACCGATGATCTCTCCTCATTTGTATCCAGAAGTCAAGCGGCGTTCCCCAAGGCCATCAGCGCCGTTGCACTGCTACCTGGGCAAAAAGGTCAAAGTCACAGCATCTTCACATTTGAGAGCGACATCACATCTCTGCTGACTTGAAGATCACGAACAAACCAGTTTGATCCATATCGAAATAGTGAAAACACCACTCCGCTTTGAACTAAGAATCGAACTCGCAAGGCCTGCTTTTATACATACTGAACTCCTTGAAGACGGCTTCAGCCTCGTAAAAATCTTGATCCTGTCTTAAAAAGTAGAGATGAGACTTCCACCATTCCCAAGTGTCTTCATGAATGTCTTTCTTAAGGAGATTCTCAAGAACTTCGCTGCTCATACCTCCCCTGCGAGTAACCGCAACCTAGAGAGCATCATTCCCGAGTCAATTGAGTTTCACAGGCCGTAACGCGGTTGTCCTTAACTGTTCGATGTCAGGCAGGCGCTGCACAATCAACAGAGACTGCTGCAACCGAATCCACAAGCAAGAGGAGGGCTGCAGACCCAAACAAGCTTGAACTGAATTGAACTGACCAGGCCCAACTTCGCCTGCTCAATCAGAACCCGTAGATCGCGGTTCAGGCTTCCATCAGCGTCACCACTTCACGGGTGTTTGTGGACAGATCCGCGGAAGCCAAAGTTGCCAATGCCCGTTTCACGGCGGCCTGACGATCGCTGCCGTAGGTGCGCCAACGACTGAACACCTTGGCCAGCCGCGACGCTGTGATGGCGTTGCGCTGATCCACAGCGATGATCTGTTCAGCCATGAACTGATACCCACTGCCATCAAGAGCATGGAAGACCCGTGGATTGCCCACGAGCCCGCCCAATACAGCACGCACGGAATTGGGCGCCATGGGGTCATAACGGGGGTGTTCCAACAAGGCAGCAACCCTCTCAAGGGCATCCGCTCGCGGCGTTGAAGCTTCCAGCGAGAACCAAGTGTCAAAAATCACTGGACGCTCTTGCCAGCGATCGTGGAACGACTGCAAAGCCTGATCGCGCTCAACACAGTCAATCGGCTGCAATGCCCGCAGACCCGCTCGGGCCAGCGTCATCGAGGGGCCCTGGACAGCCTGAGCAGCATCAGAGCGCGCCTTTGAATCACCGGCAGCAGCCAGCCAGCTCCAGATCAGCCCCGTGAGCTGGCGCTCACCCTGGCCGGCAGGCCAAACCAGGTCCAGGCTGGACGCAACGCCATCCAGTCTGGACCTCAGCAAAGCTGCCAGCTGCGATCCAAGCTGCTCTCGCAGTTCACAGGCTGCGCGATCAAGCGCAGGGGGATCGGCTTCGCGCTGAAGCGACTCGAGTTCGGCTGAACCGGGAAAGGCCAGGAGAGTGGCCAACACGGCAGGGTCCTGTTCTCCACTGCCAGCAAGCAGTTGGCGAAGGGCATCCAGCATCCTTGACTCCAGTTCTGCCTGAGGAGTTCCCGCAGCACGGGAAAGGATCAAACGCTTCCAAAGCTGTTGGCCGGCATCCCAGCGCGCAAAGGCATCGTTATCCCCAGCAAACAGCGCAAACAGATCTTCAAGGGTCTGGCCTGCATCCCAGGTCACCGGGGCTGAGAAACGACGAAACAGCGAGACAACCGGTGGCTGCTCAGCAGGAGGCAAATCTTCCAGGACGATGGTCTTTACCTCCTGATCAAGCACAAACAGCCGTTCATCTCCAGCACATCCGTCGGGTTGCAAGACAGACCAAAGCACAGGAATCACCAGAGCTTGCTTGCTTTCCTGCCCTGGAGTGGGGGGCGTGGATTGCTGCAGCGTCAGGCTCAGGCGTCCGGATTCACCATCCCAGACAGATTTCACTGCCACATGAGGCGTTCCCGCCTGGTGGTACCAAAGCCGAAATTGCTCAACATCAAAGCCAAGAGGCTGACCATCAGCACCGGCACCATCGACGATCGCCGCAACAAAATCCTCTGTGGTGGCGGCTTCTCCATCGTGACGCTGGAAAAACAAGCTCATACCCCGCATGAACCGCTCAGGCCCCAGCAGGGTCCGCAACATACGAATCAGTTCGGCCCCTTTTTCATAAATCGTGGTGGTGTAAAAATTATCGATGGCTTGATAGGAGTCCGGCTTCACAGGGTGAGCTGTGGGACCTGCATCCTCACGGAACTGAGTATTGCGAAGCATCGCTGCATCTTCAATCCGTTTCAAAGGTTCGGAATGAAGATCGGCGGTGAAACACTGGTCACGAAAAACGGTGAGACCTTCCTTGAGCGACAACTGAAACCAATCGCGACAGGTGATTCGATTACCAGACCAGTTGTGAAAATACTCATGTCCAACAACACTTTCAATTCGCTCTAATTCACCATCAGTTGCAGATTCAGCATCAGCAAGAACCAGCTTCGAGTTGAAAATATTCAAACTTTTATTTTCCATTGCACCCATATTGAAGTGGCGCACGGCAACAGTATTGAATTCATCAAGGTCGTACTCGAGTCCATAAACAGACTCATCCCATTCCATGGAACGTTTCAACGACGCCATGGCATGGGCCGTGAACGACTCATCACCTGCCTCCACATGCAGACGCAAGGTCACCTTCCGACCGGAAGCCGTCACGTAATGGTCCCTGATCTCGCGCAGGTCCCCCGCTACAAGAGCGAATAGATAGGAGGGCTTTGGAAATGGATCTTCCCAGACAACCTCATGTCGCGAGCCATCATCGAGAAGAGCCGATGCACTGATTTCATTTCCATTCGAAAGCAGCACTGGAAACCGTGTTCGGTCTGCCTCAATCCGAACCCGATAGCGACTCAAAACATCAGGACGATCTGGATGAAAGGTGATCCGTCGAAACCCTTCGGCCTCACATTGCGTTGTGAGCATTCCGCCGCTTTCATACAAACCCTCGAGTGACGTGTTGGCCTGAGGATCAAGACGACTGACAGTCGTTAACGTGAATGGGTGAGTTGGTGGTTCAAAAATTTCCAGCTGTTCATGGTTCAAGCCGTAGGAGCTGCTCTGAAGGGTGTGCCCATCAATAGCGATTGAAATCAATTCAAGATCAACCCCATTCAAAATCAGAGGTGTGGTTGCCTTGGGATCGGAGGGCTCTAAGTGCAGGTCGGCCGTGACCAGAACCGAATCAGGCTGATGCACCACCACATTCAGCTCAACCCTTGGAATAGCAAAAGGGAAAGGTTTGTAATCGGATAGCCGCTTTGGTGGGGCAACCCCCGCCCAGCTGATGGTCGACTCAGAGGATGCGGTGGAAACCATAGACAGCTCACTCTTTGATGATCCTGGCTCGTCCGATCAACAGATGGCGGGAGGGAAAACCTCACCAGTTTGCGGACTTCTGAGTTTTAGCGACGAATTGGCAAACAGAGGTGCGGAGTTGGTGGATTGGTCTCTGAAATCAAGCCGACCTGGTGATGACCGATAGGTCATGGGGGTGCACTTTAAGCAGTTGGCTCAGAGCTGCGATGCACTGATCATTACCGAGACTTGCCAGACACTCATAAAGAAAACATCAATCCATTATTATCAAGCCAATCTCAACCTTCAAATCGACAAGAAGAGATTGGCTTATCAATTAATGCCCCCTGCTGAACCCACTCAAAGGACCTAATCTTAACCAAATGGATCAGAATAGATCAGGTGAAGCAATGGTCAGCTTCCAGACTGAGACTTCAGCAGCTTCTCTGCTTTTGTAACCTCTTTTTTGTAATCCTGAGGCAAGTCCTTTCCACAACGAACGCCGACGACAGGCAATAATTGCATCGCCAGACCATTGGCAACTTCCTCAGAAGTCAAAGCCTGTCCGTTCTTGACCCCTGAAATTTTGGAACCGTTGACTTCCTTGATGTAGCTCACCATCGGCACCATGTTGGCCTGCATTGCAGTCAAGAATGGAACCTTGCTTTTTGACAAAATGCACATGTTGATCGAAGCAACTGAAACCATTCGCTCGATTTCAATCGCTGTCGCCGGGGATTTCGCTCCACCTGCCCCTTGAGCGAACGCAATGGAAGAATTGAG
Above is a window of Synechococcus sp. BIOS-E4-1 DNA encoding:
- the pepN gene encoding aminopeptidase N, whose translation is MVSTASSESTISWAGVAPPKRLSDYKPFPFAIPRVELNVVVHQPDSVLVTADLHLEPSDPKATTPLILNGVDLELISIAIDGHTLQSSSYGLNHEQLEIFEPPTHPFTLTTVSRLDPQANTSLEGLYESGGMLTTQCEAEGFRRITFHPDRPDVLSRYRVRIEADRTRFPVLLSNGNEISASALLDDGSRHEVVWEDPFPKPSYLFALVAGDLREIRDHYVTASGRKVTLRLHVEAGDESFTAHAMASLKRSMEWDESVYGLEYDLDEFNTVAVRHFNMGAMENKSLNIFNSKLVLADAESATDGELERIESVVGHEYFHNWSGNRITCRDWFQLSLKEGLTVFRDQCFTADLHSEPLKRIEDAAMLRNTQFREDAGPTAHPVKPDSYQAIDNFYTTTIYEKGAELIRMLRTLLGPERFMRGMSLFFQRHDGEAATTEDFVAAIVDGAGADGQPLGFDVEQFRLWYHQAGTPHVAVKSVWDGESGRLSLTLQQSTPPTPGQESKQALVIPVLWSVLQPDGCAGDERLFVLDQEVKTIVLEDLPPAEQPPVVSLFRRFSAPVTWDAGQTLEDLFALFAGDNDAFARWDAGQQLWKRLILSRAAGTPQAELESRMLDALRQLLAGSGEQDPAVLATLLAFPGSAELESLQREADPPALDRAACELREQLGSQLAALLRSRLDGVASSLDLVWPAGQGERQLTGLIWSWLAAAGDSKARSDAAQAVQGPSMTLARAGLRALQPIDCVERDQALQSFHDRWQERPVIFDTWFSLEASTPRADALERVAALLEHPRYDPMAPNSVRAVLGGLVGNPRVFHALDGSGYQFMAEQIIAVDQRNAITASRLAKVFSRWRTYGSDRQAAVKRALATLASADLSTNTREVVTLMEA